A stretch of the Streptomyces sp. WMMB303 genome encodes the following:
- a CDS encoding cation diffusion facilitator family transporter, producing the protein MGTRDEHGRRKPGHGHGREPEREHGPGHDHSGHTHGVSAGADRRWLSAALALITVFIVVETAIAVLAGSLALLSDAAHMLTDAFSIVLALVAMRLSARPARGGFTFGLKRAEILSAHANGLTLILAALWLGYEAVRRLIDPPEVTGWMVLSTALVGIVVNLLATWCLSRANRSSLNVEGAYQHILNDLFAFIGTAVAGLIVLTTGFARADALATLLVTVLMLKAGWGLLRDSGRIFLEAAPVGLDPDEVGAELAATDAVTEVHDLHIWTITSGEPALSAHVLVEPGGDCHRVRRALDRMLAERHGLTHTTLQIDHADRSADGGGRTPAGSAAGHCETPHGPVHLG; encoded by the coding sequence GTGGGCACCAGGGACGAGCACGGACGCCGGAAGCCCGGCCACGGGCACGGACGGGAACCCGAGCGGGAGCACGGACCGGGGCACGATCACTCGGGGCACACGCATGGTGTCTCGGCCGGGGCCGACCGGCGCTGGCTGTCGGCGGCGCTGGCGCTGATCACCGTCTTCATCGTCGTCGAGACAGCCATCGCGGTGCTGGCGGGCTCGCTGGCCCTGCTGTCGGACGCGGCGCACATGCTGACCGACGCGTTCTCGATCGTGCTGGCACTGGTGGCGATGCGACTGTCGGCGCGACCCGCCCGTGGCGGCTTCACCTTCGGGCTCAAGCGTGCGGAGATCCTTTCGGCCCACGCGAACGGGCTGACGCTGATACTGGCCGCCCTCTGGCTGGGCTACGAGGCCGTACGCAGGCTGATCGATCCGCCCGAGGTGACCGGCTGGATGGTGCTGAGCACGGCGCTGGTGGGCATCGTGGTCAATCTGCTGGCCACCTGGTGCCTGTCCCGGGCGAACCGCTCCTCGCTCAACGTCGAGGGCGCCTACCAGCACATCCTCAACGACCTGTTCGCCTTCATCGGCACGGCCGTGGCCGGTCTCATCGTCCTGACCACCGGGTTCGCACGAGCCGACGCTCTGGCCACGCTGCTGGTCACCGTCCTGATGCTGAAGGCGGGCTGGGGACTGCTACGCGACTCCGGCCGCATCTTCCTCGAAGCCGCACCGGTCGGGCTCGACCCGGACGAGGTCGGCGCCGAGCTGGCCGCGACCGACGCGGTCACCGAGGTGCACGACCTGCACATCTGGACGATCACCTCGGGCGAGCCCGCGCTGTCGGCCCATGTCCTGGTGGAGCCCGGCGGCGACTGCCACCGTGTCCGCCGCGCCCTGGACCGGATGCTGGCCGAGCGGCACGGACTGACCCACACCACCCTGCAGATCGACCACGCGGACCGGTCGGCCGACGGCGGCGGCCGCACTCCGGCGGGGTCCGCGGCGGGCCACTGCGAGACCCCGCACGGCCCGGTGCACCTCGGCTGA
- a CDS encoding lytic transglycosylase domain-containing protein gives MTQQEGTRPGRGGRHTAVGARSAPGRPAGGRHVRLRRRAAGTALAALAVAALTASQAPGAVGPPEAREPWKPVRTGTPYPQGAADDGSYHVELPPLAGPDGLRSARSPGLRARAEAESGIPATVLRAYRNAERRLRSQAPGCGLRWELLAALGKVESGQARGGDLRSDGTTRRPILGPVLDGGGFARITDTDGGAWDGDTRFDRAVGPMQFIPGTWRSWGADGNGDGRKDPHNIHDAALAAGRYLCAGDRDLTSSAQLRAAVLSYNHSGAYLRTVLAWFDFYRKGTHAVPDREGVLPTSPGAGGAGEQKDERGKKQDKSDKGEGKDQGGGATSGGRTPGSGSTDGGGGAEPGGGPTPRPTGSASGSPDPDDSGTPGGGSGESPGCPQDSGSPSPGPTKSPSPSPTPTPTGSGAPCRSGEAG, from the coding sequence ATGACGCAGCAGGAGGGAACCCGCCCCGGCCGGGGCGGCCGGCACACCGCCGTCGGCGCCCGGAGCGCTCCGGGCCGCCCCGCCGGCGGCAGGCACGTCCGGCTGCGCCGGCGCGCGGCGGGCACCGCGCTCGCCGCGCTGGCCGTCGCCGCGCTGACGGCCTCCCAGGCACCCGGAGCGGTCGGTCCCCCGGAGGCCCGGGAACCGTGGAAGCCGGTGCGCACGGGCACCCCGTATCCACAAGGCGCCGCCGACGACGGTTCCTACCACGTCGAACTCCCGCCCCTGGCGGGCCCCGACGGCCTCCGGTCCGCCCGCAGCCCCGGCCTGCGAGCCAGGGCCGAGGCCGAATCCGGCATACCGGCGACCGTGCTGCGCGCCTACCGGAACGCCGAGCGGCGGCTGCGCTCCCAGGCCCCCGGATGCGGACTGCGCTGGGAACTGCTGGCGGCGCTGGGGAAGGTGGAGTCCGGTCAGGCGCGGGGTGGCGATCTGCGGTCCGACGGCACCACCCGGAGGCCGATCCTGGGACCGGTGCTGGACGGCGGCGGGTTCGCCCGCATCACGGACACCGACGGCGGCGCCTGGGACGGGGACACGCGGTTCGACCGGGCGGTCGGCCCCATGCAGTTCATCCCCGGTACCTGGCGGAGCTGGGGCGCGGACGGCAACGGCGACGGCAGGAAGGACCCGCACAACATCCACGACGCCGCGCTGGCCGCGGGCCGCTACCTGTGCGCCGGGGACCGGGACCTGACCAGCTCCGCCCAACTGCGCGCGGCGGTCCTGAGCTACAACCACTCGGGCGCCTATCTGCGCACCGTGCTCGCCTGGTTCGACTTCTACCGCAAGGGCACCCACGCCGTGCCGGACCGCGAGGGGGTGCTGCCCACCAGCCCGGGCGCGGGCGGCGCGGGTGAGCAGAAGGACGAGAGAGGCAAGAAGCAGGACAAGAGCGACAAGGGCGAGGGCAAGGACCAGGGCGGGGGCGCCACCTCCGGTGGCCGGACTCCCGGATCCGGAAGCACCGACGGCGGTGGCGGTGCGGAACCCGGCGGCGGACCGACCCCCCGCCCCACCGGTTCCGCTTCCGGCTCCCCCGATCCGGACGACTCCGGGACTCCGGGCGGTGGTTCCGGCGAGTCGCCGGGCTGCCCGCAGGACTCCGGATCGCCGTCGCCCGGCCCGACGAAGTCCCCGTCACCGTCCCCCACGCCGACTCCCACCGGCAGCGGTGCCCCGTGCCGGAGCGGGGAGGCCGGCTGA